In a single window of the Thermoproteales archaeon genome:
- a CDS encoding molybdenum cofactor biosynthesis protein MoaE, whose protein sequence is MIFKLCEKLPPMEEVEKQLRFNENTGCYVIFTGVVRGLTGDGEKVLGLYYEANESLASKVFSKIVEKAKKGIGIHDAVLYHKIGYAKVGEKVMYVGVSARGRAEAFEAIQELVNRIKKEVPIWKKEITESKEYWVGVKE, encoded by the coding sequence ATGATCTTTAAGCTTTGCGAAAAACTGCCGCCAATGGAAGAGGTTGAAAAGCAGCTAAGATTTAACGAAAACACTGGTTGTTATGTAATATTCACTGGCGTCGTTAGAGGATTGACAGGAGATGGGGAGAAGGTTTTAGGCCTTTACTATGAAGCTAACGAATCCTTAGCCTCAAAGGTCTTCTCAAAAATTGTAGAGAAGGCTAAAAAAGGAATAGGCATTCACGACGCCGTGTTATATCATAAAATTGGCTATGCCAAAGTGGGAGAGAAAGTGATGTACGTTGGCGTATCTGCTAGAGGTAGAGCCGAAGCTTTTGAAGCTATACAGGAACTCGTTAATAGAATAAAAAAGGAAGTTCCTATATGGAAAAAGGAAATAACTGAGTCGAAAGAATACTGGGTTGGTGTAAAAGAATAA
- a CDS encoding flavin reductase family protein gives MTSLERFYLLLHPRPAYVIGVGRYGEKINFMAASWVMPIAEEPPRVAVAVDIESYSHELLREYGEFTVNVLSIDYLKELYFFGSTSGRKVDKAKKLGLKVIKGEKVNAPYLDIAMGVVECKVVEEYSSEDTTLFIGDVVHVMAKSEYFSAKSGWNFKKMNIPLHNWGRGFYTVGRFHMP, from the coding sequence ATGACATCCCTAGAAAGATTTTACCTACTGTTACATCCTAGACCAGCATATGTTATCGGCGTTGGACGATACGGCGAGAAGATTAATTTTATGGCCGCTAGCTGGGTTATGCCTATAGCCGAGGAACCGCCCAGAGTTGCCGTAGCCGTAGACATAGAAAGCTATAGTCACGAATTGCTTAGAGAATATGGTGAATTTACAGTGAACGTTCTGTCTATTGATTACTTAAAAGAGCTCTACTTTTTCGGCTCTACCAGCGGAAGGAAGGTGGATAAGGCTAAAAAGCTAGGATTAAAAGTTATTAAAGGAGAAAAGGTTAATGCTCCATACCTGGATATCGCAATGGGAGTAGTAGAATGCAAAGTCGTAGAAGAATATTCTAGTGAAGATACTACTCTCTTCATTGGAGACGTTGTGCACGTTATGGCTAAAAGCGAATATTTCAGTGCGAAAAGCGGCTGGAACTTTAAGAAAATGAACATACCATTACACAATTGGGGTAGGGGATTCTACACTGTAGGAAGATTCCACATGCCTTAA